Part of the Sphingomonas sp. IW22 genome is shown below.
AGAAGCAGCTTGATTTGGGAGGCACCGGCAGGCCGGCCGAGACGATGCGCGCCACGCAGCGATCGCGGGTCCAGCCCCATTCGCGCAGCGGATAGCGGCACTCGAACAGGGGGTCGTCGATGGCGGAGGCGTGCGCGTAGCGACGACTGTCGGCGGGCGACGCATCGTAGCCGATCAGGCGAACGACCTTCTGACCGCGAGACCAGGCGGTCTGCGCCGGCGCCCAGTCGCGAAGGTAGGCATCCTGCGGCGCGACCTTCCATTTGAGGCTGCATTAGGTCTGGATCGACCTGTCTTATTGGCCTCGCAAAGCTCGCATTTCCGTCGTTCCTTCACCCTCTCCCCTTGCATGACGCCCGATTAGGGCGTGACCGCCTTCAGGCAGCAGAGGGATCGGGCGCTTCGGCGTTGGTGCGGATCGGAACGGGCCGGCGCATCCGATCGAGTTCCTGCACGAGCTGCGCGTTGCGGCGTTCGAGCCGTTCCGCCCGCTGCTCGGCTTCGACAGCGCGCTTCAGCAGGCTGGCATTATGTGTCGCAAGGGCGATGTTCCTGGCTTCCGCATCGCGAAGAGCAGAGCGTGTGCGATCAGCCTCGCCTGCGGCCGTTTCAGTGGCCGCCTCACGCTGCGACTGAAGCTCACGCAGGGCGTCGAGAACGCCGGCATGGTGGGTATAGATGATGTTGCGGCCGACCCCGGCTGCTCGTGCGAGCCCGGCGACCGTTGGCGCGGTGGACGCGTTATTAGCGAGGACGCCAAGGGCTTCGCGCAGGCGTGCATCGGTGTTCGCCCGCCGACGGGCCTGTGGGGTGGACAGATCAGTCTCGGACGCCATCGGCATTTCCTTTGTCGAGCTGGGCCAAGATGCGGAGAGATTCCTGGATGCGTGCTTCGGCAAGCGCGCGGCTCTCGGCATCGAGGTCATCGCGCTGGGTCAGCACGGTGTTACGTTTAAGGCGCGCCTCCCAGACCGGCCTATGCCGGTCAGTCACGGCGAAGTTGGCGCAACTTGAGCAGGTGCTTTGCGTGCGAAGCCCTGGGTTCGGCTCGCGCTCGCCGCCGAGGCAAGCGGATGTCTCCCGGCGGTAAAGGCAATAGCCCCAGTCGCAGACGCCGAGGCGCATATCCGTTTCGGCGAGGATTTCGGTAATATAGGCATCGACATCGCCCGATCCCGTGCGCCCGCGGAACGGCGATCGCTCGGAGAGCATGACGCCCGCCTTCCCCGCAACGTGCGGAGCCAGGAGCAGGTCTTCCAGCGCCTTGCGGGTTTCTTCGGCGGCCTGCTCGTCGATCAACTCGGCAAGCTCGAAGTCGGTGCCGACATAGGCCCGGTCGGTCATCGCGCGGTGGACATGCCCGAGATGGCGTTGCAGCGCCGTCAGGCCAGTGCGGTCGCGCCGCCCGATGAACCGCGAGAACGTCTTGCGCCCCTGATAGGTGGTCAGGCGCCAGGTGCCGCCTTGGTGGTCCGGCAAGGCGAGGAACGGCGCAAGCCGCTCGTTCAAGCGGACATTGACCATGGGTGACCGCAGTCGGGCGACGGGCATCATCGTCGGGAGCGGTGATCGTCCCCGACCGAGCTGGTGGAGCCAGAGATTCTTCTCGCCGCTGAGTTCGCGGAGCGGAGCGGAGAGACGCTCGAGTATGTGGATTGCGCGCTGGACCGGCTCGGGCGCGAGCCAACGGTGGAGGTCGCCATGTTCCGTCAGCGACGTCTTCGTGATCGTGCCGACCAGATAGACGTGTTCCTCGCCGTCTTCGTCGGTCGCGCGCCGTTCGAGGCAGCCCTCTTCAAGCCTGAGTATCTCGGAGGCGCGCGCGCCAACAAGATAGGCGATGACGGTGAAGCAGGCATCGCCAAGCCGGTCGAGCATGAACGCCAGGCGGCGCAGTGGCCATTCCGGATTCGGATACCGATCGGCGCAGGGACATGGCTCGGCCAGCATCGCGCGTCTGATATGCCAGTGGAGCATTCGTCCCTGGTGCCGTGGTCGGAGCCGTTCATACAGGTCTGCGAGACGGTCGCGCAGGGCGATTATCTGGTCCGCCGGATCGCCGAGCAACTCGATTGCCCCGCTGATCAGCGGCACGGCGATCTCGTCAGGGGTATAGGGATGACCGCCATAAGGCTTCCAGTGCCGCTTCCCGACCGAGGCGGCGCGAGGCGGTGCCGTCGGCGGCGCGTCGTCCAGCTTGTCGCGCTGCATATGGAAGGTGCGGATCGTGCCGAGATGGCCTTCGGCGGTGCTGAGCGAGAGCAACGCGCCGTTCCTGCCCGGGCGCGCGCGCAGCATCGCCACGAAGCGACCCACGGTGTCCTGATCGAGATCCCTGAAGCGTCGGACGTTTTCCGCCGCCATCCATCGGGCAAGGAAGCGGATATGACTGAAGTGGCCGCGGATCGTTTCCTTTCGGAGCGGCATCCGGCCTTCGGGTGGATCGTGCCGCAGCGAGAGCAGGAACAGTTCGGCCGCGTGCCGGAGCGGCGTCCACTGATCGTCGCTGAACCGGCTTCCGTCCGGCATTTCGAACCCCCAGTTGAACGTCATCGCGGCGGGCACGCCTTCGTTCCCGAGCAATGGAGCCGGAACCTGGGTGAACCTGGATGTCGGGACGGAGGCCATGAGGCTATTCCAGATCCGGCAGCGAAGGCAGGGCGCACATGAGCCGTTCGGCGTCTGGCATCATCTCGGGCGGGAATGCCGGTAGCAGGTCTTGCGTCAGCACCTGAAGGCTGGGCGCGTAAAAGAGGCCGAACCGGATCGGGTCGATCCGCTCCCGCGCAGCTTCAAGATGCCAGGTGGCCTGGACGATCCGCGCGAGATGATCCGGGTCGATCGGGACGATCAGGCCCGGACAGGCAAGGCAGCCTCCCAGTTTCGGGCACACGCGACCAGGATGGGCATGTCCGCTGTCAGTCGGGCGAAGGCAGTCGTGGCCGAACAGCGCCGTCACCGGCGCGCCGGTATCCGCGCCTCTATGTTGCGAGCGATCCGAGATTGTCTCGCCGCGGACCCATGTGATCATCAGCGCCTGAAGTCGGGCGATCGTATCGCGTTCGAGGCGGCGAACGGCATCGCCGTCGACGTAGATATCTGTGGTGGCGACACTCGTATGATTAAGGACCGCCTTGGCCGCCATGATGTCGCCCTGCGATGCAGTATAATGGGCGCTTGCCATGCTGCTGCGGAACAGCTTGGGCGAGAAGTTGGGAAGCAGCGCACGAGGCTTTTCGGGATGCGCTTCGTTCCACGAGGCAATTGCAGCGTTCTGGCGCTCGTAGAAGCGCAACATTGCCGATCGCAACGTGGCCTGCACGATATGGCCGGCGTGATGATCACGCTCGAGGCGGCCAGTCGTCATGAGGAAGCGATGCAGGAACAGCCGATCGCGCCTGGACGGTTCCACATGCGGCAACAACGGCGCCGTCATCGCAAGGAGCTTTTCTATCAGGCGAGGCGCCGCATAGGGCCGGCGATTGTCGAATGACCGCCGTTGCATGCGTTTCACCTTACCGCCGGCGCGGGGTTTCACCCACTCTACCATGACGCGATGCCGCTCGAGCGGATGGGGCACCAGGCAGTCGCGCTTGATCTGGCGCAGCGGACCGGCATTTGCCGCCGTCTGGATCAGCAGCACGATATAGAACGCAACCAGCGTGTCGGTCGTGAGGTGGAGATAGCTTTCCAGCTCACGGAACCCGCCTGCGTCGGCGATCCGCTGCCGATCGGGCTTGTTAAGGTCCGAGCCTCGGGCGGGCGGCATGACGCCGTGGCCGAGGCGGTGGAGCTTCCATATCCAGCGATCCCGTTCGGCGGTCCGGCCACCACGGAGCGGCAAGTTCGGAAGAGCGACGATGGTTTGCCCGTGCTGGAACCTGTCCCAGGCAGTGTCGATCTCGGCATAGCAGACTGCCAGCAGGGCACGCATTGCGGAGGTCGTCAGCCTGTCTTGCGGTAGCCGCTGGACGCCGGCGAGCGGGATCGCATTGTTGGGAACGGCGAAGCCCGGTGCGAACAAGCCGGGATTGTCCGCGATCGCGCGCTTAAGGACCGGCCGGATCATACCGAGCTGACCGGATTGTGACTGGACGCCGCGCCTGCGCCCGTTGGTGGGCTTCGCCAGCCATGTAATGAACCGGCGGATCGTCGCCGTATCGAGATCGACCGCGCGCCTGACACGCCCATCTTCGCACAGGAACCTGCCGAACACGCGGAGCGCGAACCAGCGTGAGGTGCGGGTGGCGGCGCTGGACGCCACATCATGATCGCGGAAGGCGCGCGAGATAGCTGCGCTGATGTCGTCCGGCATTCCGAGCAGCGCCGGGTCAAACCGTTGAACGATCCTGCCCCATTCGTCGCGGAACTGGATTTCGGCGAGCTCCGCCGGATGGTCCGTCGGCGTCGGTTCGAGCCGAAGCGTCCGATCGAGGCGGTTCCTAACCATCGGCCGGGATCAGCTCGCCATAGAGATAGGCGAGGCTTTCGCTCAGGTCGCGCTCGTGCAGTTCGACACAGCGCAGATA
Proteins encoded:
- a CDS encoding integrase → MPAAMTFNWGFEMPDGSRFSDDQWTPLRHAAELFLLSLRHDPPEGRMPLRKETIRGHFSHIRFLARWMAAENVRRFRDLDQDTVGRFVAMLRARPGRNGALLSLSTAEGHLGTIRTFHMQRDKLDDAPPTAPPRAASVGKRHWKPYGGHPYTPDEIAVPLISGAIELLGDPADQIIALRDRLADLYERLRPRHQGRMLHWHIRRAMLAEPCPCADRYPNPEWPLRRLAFMLDRLGDACFTVIAYLVGARASEILRLEEGCLERRATDEDGEEHVYLVGTITKTSLTEHGDLHRWLAPEPVQRAIHILERLSAPLRELSGEKNLWLHQLGRGRSPLPTMMPVARLRSPMVNVRLNERLAPFLALPDHQGGTWRLTTYQGRKTFSRFIGRRDRTGLTALQRHLGHVHRAMTDRAYVGTDFELAELIDEQAAEETRKALEDLLLAPHVAGKAGVMLSERSPFRGRTGSGDVDAYITEILAETDMRLGVCDWGYCLYRRETSACLGGEREPNPGLRTQSTCSSCANFAVTDRHRPVWEARLKRNTVLTQRDDLDAESRALAEARIQESLRILAQLDKGNADGVRD
- a CDS encoding site-specific integrase, producing the protein MVRNRLDRTLRLEPTPTDHPAELAEIQFRDEWGRIVQRFDPALLGMPDDISAAISRAFRDHDVASSAATRTSRWFALRVFGRFLCEDGRVRRAVDLDTATIRRFITWLAKPTNGRRRGVQSQSGQLGMIRPVLKRAIADNPGLFAPGFAVPNNAIPLAGVQRLPQDRLTTSAMRALLAVCYAEIDTAWDRFQHGQTIVALPNLPLRGGRTAERDRWIWKLHRLGHGVMPPARGSDLNKPDRQRIADAGGFRELESYLHLTTDTLVAFYIVLLIQTAANAGPLRQIKRDCLVPHPLERHRVMVEWVKPRAGGKVKRMQRRSFDNRRPYAAPRLIEKLLAMTAPLLPHVEPSRRDRLFLHRFLMTTGRLERDHHAGHIVQATLRSAMLRFYERQNAAIASWNEAHPEKPRALLPNFSPKLFRSSMASAHYTASQGDIMAAKAVLNHTSVATTDIYVDGDAVRRLERDTIARLQALMITWVRGETISDRSQHRGADTGAPVTALFGHDCLRPTDSGHAHPGRVCPKLGGCLACPGLIVPIDPDHLARIVQATWHLEAARERIDPIRFGLFYAPSLQVLTQDLLPAFPPEMMPDAERLMCALPSLPDLE